From a single Plasmodium relictum strain SGS1 genome assembly, contig: PRELSG_00_v1_57, whole genome shotgun sequence genomic region:
- a CDS encoding fam-h protein → MNRKKNVISNIVLYLRYHSLVAKDFLITYMPTLKIYNKEEKKKVFNYLTRFLMFTFLLVSFRSWNYENELKNVLNLGIKRSLTENKNMEMQSKEGSNFCEHVVVTEETLESWNEQNAIRGSIDAKEGNEIDIKEKNQKVKLNERILGICKNNFKLITFSIVFILSICSFMFAVLYATNSVNIYLPIYELSSLSILIISILLAYEEIKIKRKSKFK, encoded by the exons atgaacaggaaaaaaaatgttatctCTAATATTGTTTTATATCTCAGATACCACTCCCTTGTAGCTAAAGATTTCCTTATTACATATATGCcaactttaaaaatatacaataaagaagagaaaaaaaaagtatttaattATCTTACGAGGTTTCTTATGTTCACCTTTTTA TTGGTTTCTTTTAGATCGTGGAATTacgaaaatgaattaaaaaacgTACTTAATTTAGGAATTAAAAGATCATTAacggaaaataaaaatatggaaaTGCAATCAAAAGAAGGATCAAACTTCTGCGAACATGTAGTTGTAACAGAAGAAACTTTAGAATCATGGAATGAGCAAAATGCTATAAGGGGAAGTATAGATGCAAAAGAAGGAAATGAAATAGatataaaagagaaaaatcaAAAAGTAAAACTTAATGAAAGAATTTTAGGAATAtgcaaaaataattttaaactaATTACATTTTCTATTGTTTTTATCTTATCAATTTGTTCCTTTATGTTTGCTGTATTATATGCTACAAATAGTGTAAATATTTACCTTCCGATTTATGAGTTATCTAGTTTatctattttaattatttcaatACTTTTAGCTTACGAGGAAATCAAAATTAAACGTAAAAGCAAATTTAAGTAG